A genome region from Hevea brasiliensis isolate MT/VB/25A 57/8 chromosome 9, ASM3005281v1, whole genome shotgun sequence includes the following:
- the LOC110657943 gene encoding LOW QUALITY PROTEIN: GDSL esterase/lipase At5g37690 (The sequence of the model RefSeq protein was modified relative to this genomic sequence to represent the inferred CDS: inserted 8 bases in 4 codons; deleted 2 bases in 1 codon; substituted 1 base at 1 genomic stop codon), producing MAIVQGLVLATVLIFAAATTFLASAASAVKYVLGDSLREIGNNKYLQYSLVKSYYPWHGIDFSSGQATRRFTNGRIIGDMISAKLGIQSPPAYVSLXQRLSFDAQIDCFKKTKEVIKTKMGEAAANKHCNKAPYFVGIGSNDYANNFLQPILADAQQXDEFLELLPSTLDQQLMCNLKMIDLMRPYQMGARKVVFHGLGPLGCIPSQGVKSKKGICLKRDCNTLVEKLITTLNRGANFLFADIYGDVLDLITNPSAYGFKVSNTSXCTVDNAASGLCLPNSTLCKNRKEYVFXDAFHPSDATNQVLAEKLFXPSPSAAPKPSPSVIFCGLKFEYVFSWTRIVTRSESFVELKSEICDGSGGHEPIGLGPKPTIDCPRGESLKERESKSSFNSAKLPASKVLDRAFFFLPKDRDPMNLQSHRKKSHQASTKHKQAVILALNKGLPILQTLWSVWLKQIQSSSSNQKKKEKKCGTYEKKPESIRNRNLLVQKHL from the exons ATGGCAATAGTTCAAGGGTTAGTTTTAGCAACTGTACTAATTTTTGCAGCAGCAACCAC TTTTTTGGCTTCTGCTGCATCTGCCGTCAAATAT GTGCTTGGTGACTCCTTGAGAGAAATTGGAAACAACAAGTACCTTCAATATTCTCTTGTAAAGTCTTATTATCCATGGCATGGGATTGATTTTTCCAGTGGACAAGCGACCAGAAGGTTCACAAATGGGAGGATTATTGGTGATATGATAT CTGCAAAACTTGGGATTCAATCACCACCAGCATACGTTTCCTT TCAAAGATTGTCCTTTGATGCTCAGATAGATTGCTTTAAAAAGACTAAAGAAGTAATCAAGACTAAAATGGGAGAAGCTGCTGCTAACAAGCACTGTAATAAGGCCCCGTATTTTGTTGGAATTGGTAG CAATGATTATGCGAATAATTTTTTGCAGCCAATTTTAGCAGATGCCCAACA TGATGAATTTCTAGAACTCTTACCATCAACCTTAGATCAACAACTAATG TGTAACCTaaaaatgattgatttgatgaggCCATACCAAATGGGTGCAAGAAAAGTAGTGTTCCATGGGCTTGGCCCTCTGGGCTGCATTCCTTCCCAGGGGGTGAAATCCAAGAAAGGCATATGCTTGAAGcgagattgtaacaccctag tagaGAAGCTAATAACTACTCTGAACCGAGGTGCCAATTTCTTGTTTGCAGATATATATGGTGATGTTTTAGATTTGATCACCAACCCTTCCGCTTATG GTTTCAAGGTCTCAAACACCTC TTGCACTGTGGATAACGCCGCAAGTGGCTTGTGCTTGCCCAACTCAACACTATGCAAAAATCGAAAGGAATATGTTTTCTAGGATGCATTTCATCCTTCTGATGCCACAAATCAAGTACTTGCTGAAAAATTATT TCCTTCCCCTTCTGCTGCACCAAAGCCTTCTCCCTCTGTTATTTTTTGtggtttgaaatttgaatatGTTTTTTCATGGACCCGAATTGTGACACGATCCGAAAGTTTCGTGGAgttaaaaagtgagatctgtgatGGTAGCGGAGGGCACGAGCCGATAGGCCTGGGCCCAAAGCCCACCATTGATTGCCCCCGCG GAGAAAGCTTGAAAGAAAGGGAATCCAAATCCTCCTTTAATTCAGCCAAGCTACCTGCTTCTAAAGTGCTTGACAGagccttcttcttccttccaaAAGACAGAGATCCAATGAACCTCCAGTCTCATAGAAAAAAGAGTCATCAAGCATCTACCAAGCACAAACAAGCAGTCATACTTGCCTTGAACAAAGGCTTACCAATCCTCCAAACCCTCTGGTCGGTGTGGTTAAAGCAAATTCAATCATCATCgagcaaccaaaaaaaaaaagagaaaaagtgtGGAACTTATGAGAAAAAGCCAGAATCTATTAGAAATAGAAATCTGCTTGTCCAGAAGCACCTTTGA
- the LOC110665327 gene encoding uncharacterized protein LOC110665327 isoform X1: MSVAGGVEYVVVLGCMRWAWKRCTHGGSDDSASWALATKDEFEPVPRICNLILSVYKTDTEHPQLSSSLDPKCLIKRVTYEQTLGRTPPYIIYLDHEHKEIVLAIRGLNLIKESDYKMLLDNRLGMQKFDDGYVHHGLLKSALWLLNEERDTLKDLWVNNGREYTMVFAGHSLGSGVASLLTIIAVNHSDQLGGIPRNKIRCYAVAPARCMSLNLAVKYADVINSIVLQDDFLPRTPTPLEDIFESIFCLPYLLFMVCLRDTFIPEGRKLRDPRRLYAPGRMYHIVERKFCRCGRFPPEVRSAIPVEGRFEHIVLSCNATSDHAIIWITRESEKALQTMMENSSETITTPPKVQKLESLQTLEKEHQDAMERAVSLNIRHTDTESITEAEPQEDKEAESSHGKHEGEQASETKTQSSSYARKKWDELLNEVLEKDELHQMAAKKDANAPR, from the exons ATGTCAGTCGCCGGTGGAGTAGAATACGTGGTCGTTTTAGGCTGCATGCGATGGGCCTGGAAGCGCTGCACCCACGGGGGATCCGACGATAGTGCTTCCTGGGCTTTGGCCACTAAGGACGAATTCGAACCAGTTCCTCGCATCTGCAATCTAATCCTCTCTGTCTACAAGACCGACACCGAACATCCccagctctcatcatctctcgaCCCCAAGTGTCTAATCAAGCGAGTCACCTACGAGCAGACCCTCGGCCGTACTCCTCCTTATATCATCTATCTCGACCATGAACACAAAGAAATCGTGCTTGCAATTCGTGGGTTAAATTTGATCAAGGAAAGTGACTACAAAATGCTGTTGGACAACCGATTGGGGATGCAAAAGTTTGATGATGGATACGTGCATCATGGGTTGTTGAAGTCTGCTCTATGGTTATTGAATGAGGAGAGAGACACATTGAAGGATCTCTGGGTGAACAATGGGAGGGAATACACTATGGTGTTTGCAGGACATTCTTTGGGGTCAGGAGTGGCTTCCTTGTTGACGATTATTGCTGTGAATCATAGTGATCAATTAGGAGGAATTCCCCGCAATAAAATCAGGTGTTATGCTGTGGCCCCAGCTCGGTGTATGTCACTTAACTTGGCGGTTAAGTATGCGGATGTGATTAACTCTATTGTGCTGCAG GATGATTTCTTACCAAGAACGCCTACTCCATTGGAGGATATTTTTGAATCAATCTTCTG CTTGCCCTACTTGCTATTTATGGTTTGCTTGAGGGATACCTTCATACCAGAAGGAAGAAAGCTTAGAGATCCAAGAAGACTTTATGCACCAGGACGAATGTATCATATTGTAGAGAGAAAGTTTTGCAG ATGTGGGAGGTTTCCTCCAGAGGTCAGAAGTGCCATTCCCGTAGAAGGAAGATTTGAACACATTGTCTTATCATGTAATGCCACATCTGATCATGCAATTATTTGGATAACAAGGGAGTCAGAGAAGGCCCTGCAG ACGATGATGGAAAACAGTTCTGAGACCATAACAACTCCTCCAAAAGTACAGAAACTGGAAAGTTTACAGACACTTGAAAAAGAACACCAAGATGCAATGGAAAGAGCAGTTAGTTTGAATATTCGGCATACTGATACTGAGAGCATCACGGAGGCAGAACCTCAAGAGGACAAAGAGGCAGAATCTTCCCATGGTAAGCATGAAGGTGAACAAGCTTCAGAAACTAAAACACAGTCCAGCAGCTATGCAAGGAAAAAGTGGGATGAATTGCTTAATGAAGTGTTAGAGAAGGATGAGTTGCATCAAATGGCTGCAAAGAAAGATGCAAATGCCCCCAGATAA
- the LOC110665327 gene encoding uncharacterized protein LOC110665327 isoform X3, with the protein MSVAGGVEYVVVLGCMRWAWKRCTHGGSDDSASWALATKDEFEPVPRICNLILSVYKTDTEHPQLSSSLDPKCLIKRVTYEQTLGRTPPYIIYLDHEHKEIVLAIRGLNLIKESDYKMLLDNRLGMQKFDDGYVHHGLLKSALWLLNEERDTLKDLWVNNGREYTMVFAGHSLGSGVASLLTIIAVNHSDQLGGIPRNKIRCYAVAPARCMSLNLAVKYADVINSIVLQDDFLPRTPTPLEDIFESIFCLPYLLFMVCLRDTFIPEGRKLRDPRRLYAPGRMYHIVERKFCRCGRFPPEVRSAIPVEGRFEHIVLSCNATSDHAIIWITRESEKALQHSAT; encoded by the exons ATGTCAGTCGCCGGTGGAGTAGAATACGTGGTCGTTTTAGGCTGCATGCGATGGGCCTGGAAGCGCTGCACCCACGGGGGATCCGACGATAGTGCTTCCTGGGCTTTGGCCACTAAGGACGAATTCGAACCAGTTCCTCGCATCTGCAATCTAATCCTCTCTGTCTACAAGACCGACACCGAACATCCccagctctcatcatctctcgaCCCCAAGTGTCTAATCAAGCGAGTCACCTACGAGCAGACCCTCGGCCGTACTCCTCCTTATATCATCTATCTCGACCATGAACACAAAGAAATCGTGCTTGCAATTCGTGGGTTAAATTTGATCAAGGAAAGTGACTACAAAATGCTGTTGGACAACCGATTGGGGATGCAAAAGTTTGATGATGGATACGTGCATCATGGGTTGTTGAAGTCTGCTCTATGGTTATTGAATGAGGAGAGAGACACATTGAAGGATCTCTGGGTGAACAATGGGAGGGAATACACTATGGTGTTTGCAGGACATTCTTTGGGGTCAGGAGTGGCTTCCTTGTTGACGATTATTGCTGTGAATCATAGTGATCAATTAGGAGGAATTCCCCGCAATAAAATCAGGTGTTATGCTGTGGCCCCAGCTCGGTGTATGTCACTTAACTTGGCGGTTAAGTATGCGGATGTGATTAACTCTATTGTGCTGCAG GATGATTTCTTACCAAGAACGCCTACTCCATTGGAGGATATTTTTGAATCAATCTTCTG CTTGCCCTACTTGCTATTTATGGTTTGCTTGAGGGATACCTTCATACCAGAAGGAAGAAAGCTTAGAGATCCAAGAAGACTTTATGCACCAGGACGAATGTATCATATTGTAGAGAGAAAGTTTTGCAG ATGTGGGAGGTTTCCTCCAGAGGTCAGAAGTGCCATTCCCGTAGAAGGAAGATTTGAACACATTGTCTTATCATGTAATGCCACATCTGATCATGCAATTATTTGGATAACAAGGGAGTCAGAGAAGGCCCTGCAG CATTCAGCCACCTGA
- the LOC110665327 gene encoding uncharacterized protein LOC110665327 isoform X2 — MSVAGGVEYVVVLGCMRWAWKRCTHGGSDDSASWALATKDEFEPVPRICNLILSVYKTDTEHPQLSSSLDPKCLIKRVTYEQTLGRTPPYIIYLDHEHKEIVLAIRGLNLIKESDYKMLLDNRLGMQKFDDGYVHHGLLKSALWLLNEERDTLKDLWVNNGREYTMVFAGHSLGSGVASLLTIIAVNHSDQLGGIPRNKIRCYAVAPARSMIQLKLLTMKVLMDDFLPRTPTPLEDIFESIFCLPYLLFMVCLRDTFIPEGRKLRDPRRLYAPGRMYHIVERKFCRCGRFPPEVRSAIPVEGRFEHIVLSCNATSDHAIIWITRESEKALQTMMENSSETITTPPKVQKLESLQTLEKEHQDAMERAVSLNIRHTDTESITEAEPQEDKEAESSHGKHEGEQASETKTQSSSYARKKWDELLNEVLEKDELHQMAAKKDANAPR, encoded by the exons ATGTCAGTCGCCGGTGGAGTAGAATACGTGGTCGTTTTAGGCTGCATGCGATGGGCCTGGAAGCGCTGCACCCACGGGGGATCCGACGATAGTGCTTCCTGGGCTTTGGCCACTAAGGACGAATTCGAACCAGTTCCTCGCATCTGCAATCTAATCCTCTCTGTCTACAAGACCGACACCGAACATCCccagctctcatcatctctcgaCCCCAAGTGTCTAATCAAGCGAGTCACCTACGAGCAGACCCTCGGCCGTACTCCTCCTTATATCATCTATCTCGACCATGAACACAAAGAAATCGTGCTTGCAATTCGTGGGTTAAATTTGATCAAGGAAAGTGACTACAAAATGCTGTTGGACAACCGATTGGGGATGCAAAAGTTTGATGATGGATACGTGCATCATGGGTTGTTGAAGTCTGCTCTATGGTTATTGAATGAGGAGAGAGACACATTGAAGGATCTCTGGGTGAACAATGGGAGGGAATACACTATGGTGTTTGCAGGACATTCTTTGGGGTCAGGAGTGGCTTCCTTGTTGACGATTATTGCTGTGAATCATAGTGATCAATTAGGAGGAATTCCCCGCAATAAAATCAGGTGTTATGCTGTGGCCCCAGCTCGGT CTATGATTCAATTGAAGCTGTTAACTATGAAGGTTTTGATG GATGATTTCTTACCAAGAACGCCTACTCCATTGGAGGATATTTTTGAATCAATCTTCTG CTTGCCCTACTTGCTATTTATGGTTTGCTTGAGGGATACCTTCATACCAGAAGGAAGAAAGCTTAGAGATCCAAGAAGACTTTATGCACCAGGACGAATGTATCATATTGTAGAGAGAAAGTTTTGCAG ATGTGGGAGGTTTCCTCCAGAGGTCAGAAGTGCCATTCCCGTAGAAGGAAGATTTGAACACATTGTCTTATCATGTAATGCCACATCTGATCATGCAATTATTTGGATAACAAGGGAGTCAGAGAAGGCCCTGCAG ACGATGATGGAAAACAGTTCTGAGACCATAACAACTCCTCCAAAAGTACAGAAACTGGAAAGTTTACAGACACTTGAAAAAGAACACCAAGATGCAATGGAAAGAGCAGTTAGTTTGAATATTCGGCATACTGATACTGAGAGCATCACGGAGGCAGAACCTCAAGAGGACAAAGAGGCAGAATCTTCCCATGGTAAGCATGAAGGTGAACAAGCTTCAGAAACTAAAACACAGTCCAGCAGCTATGCAAGGAAAAAGTGGGATGAATTGCTTAATGAAGTGTTAGAGAAGGATGAGTTGCATCAAATGGCTGCAAAGAAAGATGCAAATGCCCCCAGATAA
- the LOC110657834 gene encoding THO complex subunit 4D isoform X1 has product MATGVDMSLDDIIKKNRERGRGRGRPRRGRGPGGPLNGGRMAGAFRKGPLSLNARPSQYTIAKPPRRIRSLPWQHDLLEDSIRAAGITGAEVGTKLYVSNLDYGVSNEDIRELFTEIGDLKRYAVHYDKHGRPSGSAEVVYTRRSDAFAALKKYNNVLLDGKPMKIEIVGTTAEMPISARVNVTGVNGRRKRTVVMTSGPGRMRGTAPPTNRGSGQNRRGGLRNGRGRPGGQGRGRGRGRGHGKKQPFEKSADDLDKELENYHAESMQT; this is encoded by the exons ATGGCTACTGGTGTGGATATGTCTCTTGATGACATAATAAAAAAGAACAGAGAGAGAGGTAGAGGGCGTGGTAGGCCCCGACGTGGCCGTGGCCCAGGTGGGCCCCTCAATGGTGGAAGAATGGCAGGAGCATTTCGTAAAGGTCCTCTTTCATTGAATGCTCGGCCATCACAATACACAATTGCCAAG CCTCCACGCAGAATCAGGAGTTTACCTTGGCAGCATGATTTGCTTGAAGATAGCATTAGAGCTGCAGGGATAACTGGAGCAGAAGTTGGTACCAAGTTATATGTTTCAAACTTGGATTATGGAGTGTCCAATGAAGATATAAGG gagCTCTTCACTGAGATTGGGGATCTGAAACGATATGCTGTTCACTATGACAAGCATGGTCGCCCTAGT GGTTCTGCTGAAGTAGTGTACACAAGAAGAAGTGATGCCTTTGCAGCTCTTAAGAAGTATAACAATGTGCTGTTAGATGGAAAGCCCatgaaaattgaaattgtggGTACCACTGCAGAAATGCCTATCTCAGCTAGAGTTAATGTGACTGGAGTAAATGGAAGGAGGAAGAGGACAGTTGTAATGAC GTCTGGACCAGGTCGCATGAGAGGCACTGCTCCTCCAACTAACCGTGGTTCTGG TCAGAACCGTCGCGGGGGTTTGAGAAATGGTAGAGGTCGGCCTGGTGGGCAAGGTCGTGGCCGAGGCCGAGGCCGAGGCCATGGGAAGAAGCAACCTTTTGAGAAGTCAGCAGATGATCTTGATAAGGAATTGGAGAACTATCATGCTGAATCCATGCAAACTTAG
- the LOC110657834 gene encoding THO complex subunit 4D isoform X2 — protein sequence MVFSQRSFLRLTSELEFSHIPYHQFTYAPPRRIRSLPWQHDLLEDSIRAAGITGAEVGTKLYVSNLDYGVSNEDIRELFTEIGDLKRYAVHYDKHGRPSGSAEVVYTRRSDAFAALKKYNNVLLDGKPMKIEIVGTTAEMPISARVNVTGVNGRRKRTVVMTSGPGRMRGTAPPTNRGSGQNRRGGLRNGRGRPGGQGRGRGRGRGHGKKQPFEKSADDLDKELENYHAESMQT from the exons ATGGTGTTTTCGCAAAGGAGCTTCCTTCGCTTAACTTCAGAACTGGAGTTCTCACATATACCATATCACCAGTTTACATATGCA CCTCCACGCAGAATCAGGAGTTTACCTTGGCAGCATGATTTGCTTGAAGATAGCATTAGAGCTGCAGGGATAACTGGAGCAGAAGTTGGTACCAAGTTATATGTTTCAAACTTGGATTATGGAGTGTCCAATGAAGATATAAGG gagCTCTTCACTGAGATTGGGGATCTGAAACGATATGCTGTTCACTATGACAAGCATGGTCGCCCTAGT GGTTCTGCTGAAGTAGTGTACACAAGAAGAAGTGATGCCTTTGCAGCTCTTAAGAAGTATAACAATGTGCTGTTAGATGGAAAGCCCatgaaaattgaaattgtggGTACCACTGCAGAAATGCCTATCTCAGCTAGAGTTAATGTGACTGGAGTAAATGGAAGGAGGAAGAGGACAGTTGTAATGAC GTCTGGACCAGGTCGCATGAGAGGCACTGCTCCTCCAACTAACCGTGGTTCTGG TCAGAACCGTCGCGGGGGTTTGAGAAATGGTAGAGGTCGGCCTGGTGGGCAAGGTCGTGGCCGAGGCCGAGGCCGAGGCCATGGGAAGAAGCAACCTTTTGAGAAGTCAGCAGATGATCTTGATAAGGAATTGGAGAACTATCATGCTGAATCCATGCAAACTTAG
- the LOC110657835 gene encoding LOW QUALITY PROTEIN: protein TIC 40, chloroplastic (The sequence of the model RefSeq protein was modified relative to this genomic sequence to represent the inferred CDS: deleted 1 base in 1 codon) — MENLNMVLSSSSSSSSPKWVLGYSTSLKNPTATRHFTALPFSFRNYRIVPHSSSVYISALAHSRASTGSRSVSHDRRLGAEDFASISSLTGQQTSSVGVNPQPLPPPSSQFYHTRFISVSELSEASGKLGCPKYAMQQAFKTMMNQTNTQNNQFTNPAFFPSPIPPASGPSSSPSYPTPSTSGTASSPSYSTSSGSLGSSSPPPVASQSAVTVDVPVEATKVTDAKDETKIKKETKKYAFVHVSSEETFPKSPFTSDEDISVTISSKDAQFAKEVSQNGGASNQGSSFSDGSQSTHKENFNCNFFVILTTSHALWFYMLLKKFSCSGLPGVHICSWIGKAGPRLSVQALEKMMEDPTVQKMVYPYLPEEMRNPATFKWMLQNPQNRQQQEEMLNNMSGSGEWDNRMMESLKNFDLNSPEVKQQFVLQCSQNPLSIAKYQNDKEVMDVFNKISELFPGVTGS, encoded by the exons ATGGAGAATCTGAATATGGTGTTAAGctcctcctcctcttcttcttctcctaaatGGGTTTTGGGTTATTCTACCTCTCTCAAAAACCCTACTGCTACTCGTCATTTCACAGCCCTTCCCTTCTCTTTTCGGAATTACAGGATTGTGCCGCATAGCTCCAGTGTTTACATCTCTGCCCTTGCCCACTCTCGGGCTTCCACCGGCTCTCGAAGTGTTTCCCACGATA GGAGATTAGGTGCTGAAGATTTCGCTAGCATTTCTTCATTGACAGGTCAGCAGACGTCTTCTGTTGGAGTTAACCCACAGCCACTGCCACCTCCGTCTTCACAATT TTATCATACTAGATTCATTTCTGTTTCAGAATTAAGTGAAGCTTCTGGCAAGTTAGGTTGTCCT AAATATGCCATGCAGCAAGCTTTCAAAACTATGATGAACCAGACGAATACACAAAATAATCAATTCACTAATCCTGCCTTTTTTCCATCTCCAATACCTCCTGCGTCAGGACCTAGTAGCTCACCTTCATATCCAACACCATCAACATCTGGCACTGCTTCGTCCCCTTCATACTCAACATCATCAGGATCCTTGGGTTCTTCCTCACCACCTCCAGTTGCATCTCAATCTGCAGTCACAGTAGATGTTCCTGTAGAAGCAACAAAAGTCACAGATGCTAAGGATGAAACCAAGATAAAGAAGGAAACTAAGAAATATG CTTTTGTACATGTCTCTTCTGAAGAAACATTTCCAAAGAGTCCTTTTACAAGTGATGAAGACATTTCAGTGACAATCTCATCCAAGGATGCTCAGTTTGCCAAAGAA GTTTCTCAAAATGGAGGTGCTTCTAACCAGGGTTCCAGTTTTTCTGATGGTTCTCAATCTACTCATAAGGAAAACTTCAACTGCAACTTCTTTGTCATTCTCACTACATCTCATGCTCTTTGGTTCTATATGTTATTGAAGAAATTTAGTTGTTCAGGACTTCCAGGAGTC CATATTTGTTCATGGATTGGTAAAGCAGGTCCTCGCTTATCCGTGCAAGCTCTGGAGAAAATGATGGAAGATCCAACAGTTCAGAAGATGGTTTATCC ATATTTACCGGAGGAGATGAGGAACCCTGCTACTTTCAAAT ggATGCTGCAAAATCCACAAAACCGTCAACAACAGGAAGAAATGCT GAATAATATGAGTGGAAGTGGTGAATGGGATAACCGGATGATGGAATCCTTG AAAAATTTTGATCTCAACAGTCCTGAGGTTAAGCAGCAATTTG TTTTGCAGTGTTCACAGAATCCGCTTAGTATAGCCAAATATCAGAATGACAAGGAG GTTATGGATGTCTTCAACAAAATATCAGAACTCTTCCCGGGAGTGACAGGTTCTTAG